DNA from Thermomicrobium roseum DSM 5159:
GCCGAGCGAGCCGTGACGCTGCGCGGCGCAGTCGCCTGGGCACAAGCACGCGACGTGCGGGCAGTGCGCACACGGATCGCCCTTCTCCAGGCCGACCGCGTCACAGTCGAGGACGGACGCGTCGCGCTTGCGGTCGTCCGCGAGTTCGCCGGCCCAGCATACCTCCGCCTGCCACTGGCGGCCATCGGAACGTTTCTGGCTGGAATCGTAGCGGGACTCCTGCTGGGTCGCCTGCGCGGTCGCGATGGGGGGTGAGAGCATGGCGTCGAGCCATCGCCTGTTGCGCTTCCTGGCATCGAGCGCGTTCGGCATCGCCGCCGGCGCTCTGGTCGCTGCCGCCCTGGCGTCGGAACGACGACGGCAGGTCGAGACAGCGCTTCGTCAGCGCTGGCAGCGGGCGCGCCAGGCTGCCGAGTCGGAGGCGGTCGAGACCGAGCAGGAGCTCTGGGCACGCTTCCGCCAACTCGTGGGACTGCCGTCGCAAGACGGGCTCCCGCGCGATATCACGCCTCGGTCCCACTGAGGCAGGCATAGGCACGCACCGGCACCGCCGAGCCACTGCGGATCGGGATAGGCGCGGCGTGGAAGCGGAACCGGCGGCCGCGCAGCCGCGCGAGATCGCGGAGGTTCTCCACGATGGGAATCCCAGCTCGCAAGAGCTGGCTGTGCACCGGTCGGCTCCGGTTTCGCACATCGTCGATATTCCAACTGTCGATACCGACCAGCATCGCACCCGCCGCGACCAGCGATGCCGCCGCCTCTCCCGTCAGATACGGGTTGGCTGCCAGGTACCGGGCGGTTCCCCAATACCGATCCCAGCCGGTACAGACCAGGACAGCATGACCTGCCAGCTGGAGCCCCTCGAACCGCTCCGCGCCGATAGCCAGCCGACCGCGAGCGACCTGCCACCGCACGTCGACGACGATTCCGGGCACGTCAGCGACCCGCTCGAGCGGGAGCGCGGCGAGATCGAGTCCGTCCTCCCAGCGATGGAACGGGCTGTCGAGATACGTCCCGGAGTTACCGACGAACGCATAGCGGTGCACCACGAAGGTCGTTCCGCTCGCATAGTGCGGGGCCATCTCCGCTCGTGTCCTGAACTCCAGGATCTCCGGCTGGGGAAAGCCGGGAAACATGGGAATGTCCGGAGCGAACGGATGAGTGAGATCGACCAGCATGGCCCTTTCTCTCCCTCTCGTCAGTCGTCGGCACCACTGGCGAGCATCGTACCGGATTACGTTCCGAAATCTTGGGCTCTCTCCTGCATCTGGCCAGCGCGAGTGCACCTCCGCGCGTGCACCCGCGCCTTCGTGGTCACACGCCAGCGTCCACCTCGCTCCATCGTCGTCGAGCACCCTGGTGACGATTCGCCCGCCAACCCGTACGCTAAGCTCGAACGAAGCGAACGGGAATGACCGCGTACGACCGAGACAACCATGGTTGGCGATCCTATCCCCGGGGACTTCTCGTCTTGGCCCTCGCAACCTTCGTCCTGTTTCTCGCGCGGGGTATGGTCCTTCCTTTTCTCATGATCTACTTTGCGCAGATCGTCGGTTTGGGCGAAAGCCTGGCTGGAGCAGGCATCGCCCTCTCGTCCGTCGTCGGCGTCGTCGCGACGCTCGCGCTGGCCAGAACGATCGACCGCTCTGGGGCCCGCCGCATCCTCCTGCTCGCCTTGCTGGCCATGGCCGCTGTCCATGCCACGCTCTGGCTGGGTCGCTCGCCTGGGCTCTTCCTCTGCCTGATGAGCCTGTTCGGTATCGCCATCAACGTCTACTGGCCGGCCTCCGATACGCTGGCGACTACTTTCCTCCCACCGGAACGGGCTGGCGAAGTGTTCGGCCTCCAACGGGTCGCCAACGCGCTCGGCCTCGGTCTCGGCGGCCTGATCGGTGGCTGGCTGGTGACCGGAGGCGACCCGGCTGCCTATCGGACGAGCTTCCTCGTCAGCTCCGCAGGGATCCTCTGCGCCGCGCTGCTCATTTGGTGGTTGGTTCCCGCTGTTCACCGCCGGAGCGCCCTGGACCGGACCGCTTTACGCGGCGATTGGAGAGGACTACTGGCTGATCGCCGCTTTCTGGCAAGCCAGCTTCTGTTGCTGCTCGGCGTCACTGGCTTCACGCAGTTTCAGGTCAGCGTTCCACCCTTCTTACGGGAAGAAGCGGGATTCCGCGAGCGCACGATCGGCGCGCTCTTCGCTGTGAACACCCTAGTGGTCGTCCTCGCACAGGTTCCGGTCGCCCGCTGGGCAACCGGTCGACCCTTTGGACATCTCTTCGCTGCGACCGGTATCGGCTGGGCGATCGCGTACGCATCGTTCACGCTCGCCCCGCAGACAGCCGCCGCTGCCTCCGTCGGAGTGCTCGTCTACTCGCTGGCCGAACTCCTCTTCATGCCGGTCTCGGGAGCAGTCGTCGTAGCCCTCTCGTCACCTTACCAGCGAGCGCGGGCACTGGCGTTTGCGAGCGTCGTTTGGGCTATCGGATGGGGTGGCGCTGCCTGGATCGCCGGAGTTCTCCTGGAGCGTCAGCTCGCGCACGTTCTGTGGAGCGGGACGGTCGCGGTCATGCTCGGCCTGGCCGTCCTCGCCGCGAGGCTCACCGCGTTTCTCGGGGGACGACCTTCGACCGAACCACCAGTCAGCACCGGACTGGAGCGCGAGTCATGAGCGGGCCACCGACACTGATCGCTGCACCCTGGACAGGTCTCAGCAGCAATGAGGCGGCAGATCGGCTGCGCCGGTTCGGCCCGAACGAACCGGCACCGCCCCAGCGGCGCCGGGCCATGGTGCAATTTGCACGCCTTTTCCTCGAACCCTTGACAGTGGTGCTCCTGGTGGCCACCTCGATCACGGCTCTGCTCGGCGAGTTCGTGGATGCGACGCTCATCATGAGCATCGTCCTGGCCAGCACGACCATCAATTTCCTCCAAACCTATCGTTCGCAAAAGGCGGTGGAGACGCTGCAAGCCGCCCTGTTGCCCACCGCGACGGTCCTGCGTGACGGACAATGGCAGGAACTGCCGCGTCGGGAGCTGGTCCCCGGAGACATCATCCGACTGAACGCTGGAGATCTCGTCCCAGCCGATGCTCGTCTCCTCGAGACGAGCCATCTCACCGTCTAGCAAGCAGCACTCACCGGCGAGTCCCTTCCGGTCGACAAGACGGCCGATCCGTCGGCCCCAGCTAGCACCGATCCGCATGCGCCGCACATGGTGTTCCTCGGCTCGTCGATCATCTCCGGAACCGCCATCGCCGAGGTCGTCGCGACCGGGAAACGGACCCTGTTCGGCGGCATTGTCGCTCGCCTCGGAGCGCCCCCGCCGGAGACGGCCTTCCAACGTGGTCTCCGCGATTTCAGTCTGCTCATCACCAGGACTGTCGTGTTCCTGGTCCTCCTGACGCTCGTGGTCATGCTCGCGCTCGGTCGACCGCCCCTGGACGCCTCGCTGTTCGCGGTAGCGCTCGCCGTCGGTCTTACGCCGGAGTTCCTACCGATGATCGTGACGATCACGCTCGCCCAGGGAGCTCTCCGGATGGCACGCCAGCGCGTCCTCGTCAAATCGCTTCCCGCGATCGAGAATCTGGGGAGTGTCGATATCGTCTGCAGCGACAAGACTGGGACACTCACCCTCGGCGAGATGCAGCTGGTGGCAGCGGTCGATCTCCACGGCCACGACTGGCCGCGCGCCTACCAGCTGGGTTTGCTCAACGCCCGCACACAGTCCGGTCTCGCCAGCCCGTTCGATCGCGTGCTCCTCGCTCGTGACGTCGCCGAGTATGCGGATGTCGTGAAACTCGACGAGCTGCCGTTCGATTTCGAGCGGCGTCGCGTCTCGGTGGTGGTTCAGGTCGCTGGTCGAGTTCCCCTCCTGGTCACCAAAGGCGCCCCGGAGACGATCTTGCCGCTCTGCACGGCCTACGAGGACGAAGAAGGCGTGCACCCGCTCGACGAGCCGTTGCGGGCCCAGGCTGCAGCGCAATTCCGACAGCTCAGCGCCGAGGGACTGCGCGTGCTCGCTGTCGCCTGGCGCCGCTGGGAAGCGGGACGGTCGATCGAGCTCCCTGACGAGAGCGACCTCGTCTTCGCCGGGTTCCTCGCCTTTGCGGACCCGCCGCTTCCCGAGGCCGCGGAGGCGATCCGCCAGTTAGCTGCCGACGGCGTGCGCATCAAGCTCCTCACTGGCGACAACGAGCTGGTCACAGCCGCCGTCTGCCGCGCCGTCGGTTTGCCCGCTGAACGGATCGTCCTCGGCAGCGAACTGGAGCGACTCGACCCACTCGCGCTCGAGCGGCTGGTCGAGGAAGTCGACGCGTTCGCTCGCGTGACGCCGGCGCAAAAGCACCGGATCGTGCTCACGCTCAAGGCGCGGGGACACGCGGTCGCCTTTTTGGGTGACGGCATCAACGATGCCCCCTCGCTCCACGCAGCGGACGTCGGCATTTCGGTCATGAATGCGGTGGATATCGCACGCGAGGCAGCGGACATCGTCCTCCTCGATCGCCGTCTCTCGACGCTTCACGAGGGGATCATGGAGGGACGACGCGCCTTCTCCAGCGTGATGACGTTCCTGCTGATGGAGACGAGTTCGAATTTCGGCAACGTCTTCAGCATGGCGGGTGCAGCAGCGATTCTCCCGTTCCTCCCCATGCTGCCGCACCAGATCTTGCTCAACAACTTCTTGTACGACCTGGCACAGATCGCCATCCCACGCGATCGTGTCGATCCGCTCCTCACCGCCTCTCCTCGACGTTGGGACATCGGTTTCGTGCGGGCAGCCATGCTGGTCTTGGGCCCCATCAGTTCGCTCTTCGACTTCCTGACCTTCGCGGTCTTGCTGGCACTCTTCCACGCCGACGAGCGACTCTTCCACAGTGGGTGGTTCGTCGAATCGCTCGTCACCCAGTGCCTGGTGGTGTTCGTCATCCGCACCGCACGCGCCCCCTGGAGGGCACGACCGAGCTGGTTCCTCACTTTGAACGTTCTCGCGATCGTCGGGATCGGGTTGGCGCTACCCTTCAGCCCGTTCGCTGACGTGCTCGGCTTCGTCCAGCTGCCACCGAGCTATCTCCTCTTCCTCGCCGTCGCGGTGACCAGCTACCTCGCGCTGGTCGAACTGGCCAAGCGCGGCCTCTACGCCTGGTGGAACCACCGTCAGCGGGAGACCGTCCGACCAGGCCGGGCATAATCGGTCGGATCGATCCAGGGGCGCCCCTCCGCCAGTCGCGCCACTCGAAAAGGCGTCAGATCGCGCGACGAGCGTCCGGAGACGATCCACTCCGCCAACGCGCGCCCGATCGCGGGAGCGGTCTTGAACGACGTGCCCGAATCACCGAGAAACGCGAACAAGCCAGAATACTCCGGAATCGGCCCGAAGAGTGGCCGCCCGTCCGGACTCTGCATGACGATACCCGCCCAGCCTCCGCGCACGATCCCCTCAGCCAGCGCGGGGTAGCGACGCGCGATCGCTGCCCTGGCGGGCGCGACGAAGCTCGGATCGGCCGTCTCCGGATAGTGGTCCGGGTCAGCCGGCTGAACACCCGCTTCCAAGCCGACCAGCGTCGCGGTCTTGCCCTCTGGCCGGTACCACAAGCCAACAGCCGTATCGATCCCGCAACAATGCGCGGGTGCCGGCTCGAGCGGCCAACGGAACACGACAACCTGCACCCGACGCGGTAGCAACTGATAGTCGAGACCGAGCGGGGCGAGCAGCCGGTTGGCCCATGGGCCCGGTGCGAGAACCACCACTGGAGCAGCGATCGGTCCGCGCGTCGTCTCGACGCCAGCGACTCGATCCCCGGCGAGCAGCACCTCGGTGACCGTCGTCCCCGGCCAGAACGTGGCACCACGCTGCTCCGCGCGCGCGAGCAACCCCAGTGTCGCCGCGATCGGGTCGGCATACCCGCTCTCCGGCTCGTAGGCCGCGACGGTCAACTCACCCAACTCGCGCCACGGCTCGAGTTCGGCGACCGCTGCGCGATCGAGCAGCGTCACGGGAGCACCCAGCGCCTGGTGCAGCGCCACGTTCTGGCGCAGCTTTGCCTCGTCATCCGGTGCGACGACTTGCAGGAAGCCAGTGCGGACGAAGGGCGAGGATGTCCCGACCCGGCTCTCCCATTCCTGGAAGAAACGGAGACTTTCGAGTGCGAGCTGGGTTTCGTGCGGGTTGGGATAGTGCAACCGCACCAGTGCCCCGGATTTCCCGGTTGCCCCAGAAGCGGGAACGCGGCGCTCGACGACGAGCACATCCCGCATCCCGAACTCGGTCAGCCAGTAGGCGACACTCGCGCCGACGATTCCTGCTCCGACGATCACCACCTCAGCAGTCGCCGCCATGCCTTCCTCCCCGGTCGTGGTCATCCAACCAGTTCGCTCCGCGCCGGTCAAGTGCGCACGCTCCGCGGCCTGGACGAGATGGCTGTTCGTGCCTCCGCGCGGGACACGAATCAGCTGGAGTACAGCAGCGCAGCTGACGAGCGGAAACGAACGCACGCGCCCGGCGTAGCCAGTCGACAACGATGGATGCTGGCTGCATCGTTCAGTGTGCGCTTCAGGAACGGTCAACAGCACTCTCGGTGGTGCTCCTGTTCACCGGTCGGTCCCGCTCCGCGAAGCAGAAGCGCGAGTCGTGGTGCTTGCTGCGGCGACAAGAGTGTCCGAGAGGGGAAAACCGCCCTGCACGGTCGAACGGGGACACAGGGAGCGAGCTCGGCCATCGTTCGGGGGACACGCAACGCGTCGCCGTGCGGCCAGCGGATCGACGGAGAAGATGCGCGGCTGATCCGCCGTGGTGGCTCCCGGAGAACCAGTCTCCCCTTTTTCGAAGAAAAAAACGCGCGGAGCACCGGGGGACGGAGCGCTCCGCGCGCCAAGGGAAGGGAAGGGATTGGGGTGCGGGTCGGTC
Protein-coding regions in this window:
- a CDS encoding cyclase family protein, coding for MLVDLTHPFAPDIPMFPGFPQPEILEFRTRAEMAPHYASGTTFVVHRYAFVGNSGTYLDSPFHRWEDGLDLAALPLERVADVPGIVVDVRWQVARGRLAIGAERFEGLQLAGHAVLVCTGWDRYWGTARYLAANPYLTGEAAASLVAAGAMLVGIDSWNIDDVRNRSRPVHSQLLRAGIPIVENLRDLARLRGRRFRFHAAPIPIRSGSAVPVRAYACLSGTEA
- a CDS encoding MFS transporter; protein product: MTAYDRDNHGWRSYPRGLLVLALATFVLFLARGMVLPFLMIYFAQIVGLGESLAGAGIALSSVVGVVATLALARTIDRSGARRILLLALLAMAAVHATLWLGRSPGLFLCLMSLFGIAINVYWPASDTLATTFLPPERAGEVFGLQRVANALGLGLGGLIGGWLVTGGDPAAYRTSFLVSSAGILCAALLIWWLVPAVHRRSALDRTALRGDWRGLLADRRFLASQLLLLLGVTGFTQFQVSVPPFLREEAGFRERTIGALFAVNTLVVVLAQVPVARWATGRPFGHLFAATGIGWAIAYASFTLAPQTAAAASVGVLVYSLAELLFMPVSGAVVVALSSPYQRARALAFASVVWAIGWGGAAWIAGVLLERQLAHVLWSGTVAVMLGLAVLAARLTAFLGGRPSTEPPVSTGLERES
- a CDS encoding NAD(P)/FAD-dependent oxidoreductase; the protein is MLLTVPEAHTERCSQHPSLSTGYAGRVRSFPLVSCAAVLQLIRVPRGGTNSHLVQAAERAHLTGAERTGWMTTTGEEGMAATAEVVIVGAGIVGASVAYWLTEFGMRDVLVVERRVPASGATGKSGALVRLHYPNPHETQLALESLRFFQEWESRVGTSSPFVRTGFLQVVAPDDEAKLRQNVALHQALGAPVTLLDRAAVAELEPWRELGELTVAAYEPESGYADPIAATLGLLARAEQRGATFWPGTTVTEVLLAGDRVAGVETTRGPIAAPVVVLAPGPWANRLLAPLGLDYQLLPRRVQVVVFRWPLEPAPAHCCGIDTAVGLWYRPEGKTATLVGLEAGVQPADPDHYPETADPSFVAPARAAIARRYPALAEGIVRGGWAGIVMQSPDGRPLFGPIPEYSGLFAFLGDSGTSFKTAPAIGRALAEWIVSGRSSRDLTPFRVARLAEGRPWIDPTDYARPGRTVSR